Proteins encoded in a region of the Chryseobacterium piperi genome:
- a CDS encoding ATP-grasp domain-containing protein, with amino-acid sequence MEEKIIVCISCYYKGYDFMDEMKKLGNKIILITSENIKEKNWPWHAIDEVFYMPELKPSVWNLDHLIQGFSHLMQTRKVDAVVALDDYDVEKAALIRETFRIPGMGQTTHRYFRDKLAMRQKAKDSGINVPEFTPVFNNDEVNAFIDKIPAPWVLKPRSEASASGIKKITTKDQLWEALNALGEERHLFLLESFKPGDVYHVDSLTFNKEIVFTSASKYLAPPMEVSHEGGVFRTKTLGKNSDEFKSLKEANAKVLSHFGLLNGATHTEFIRSKDDGQWYFLETSSRVGGAHIPDLVEASSNINIWREWAKIEDSLLRSKSYTISKPAEYYSGLIIALIKDQQPDYNDFECEEVVKFLPIDYHVGIVYKSGKPEIIQERLDSTAEKIYAGMLNILPPKSNGKPSS; translated from the coding sequence ATGGAGGAGAAAATTATAGTATGTATTTCGTGCTATTACAAGGGCTATGATTTCATGGATGAAATGAAGAAGCTCGGTAATAAAATAATCTTGATTACATCGGAAAACATTAAGGAAAAGAATTGGCCATGGCATGCTATTGATGAGGTATTTTATATGCCCGAATTAAAGCCGTCTGTATGGAATCTTGATCATCTAATTCAAGGGTTCTCGCATTTGATGCAAACCCGAAAAGTGGATGCAGTAGTTGCTCTTGATGATTATGATGTAGAAAAAGCAGCATTAATCAGGGAAACTTTCCGTATTCCGGGAATGGGACAGACTACCCATCGGTATTTCAGAGATAAACTGGCCATGAGGCAGAAAGCCAAAGACTCAGGTATCAATGTCCCGGAATTCACTCCCGTTTTTAATAATGATGAAGTGAATGCGTTTATTGACAAGATCCCCGCACCATGGGTTCTAAAACCCCGGTCAGAAGCTTCGGCTTCAGGAATAAAAAAGATTACGACAAAAGACCAACTCTGGGAGGCATTGAATGCGTTGGGTGAAGAACGTCATCTCTTCTTATTGGAAAGCTTTAAGCCCGGCGATGTTTATCATGTTGACAGTTTAACATTCAATAAAGAAATAGTCTTTACTTCAGCATCAAAATATCTTGCCCCCCCAATGGAGGTCTCTCACGAAGGAGGAGTCTTCAGAACAAAAACTTTAGGAAAAAATTCTGATGAATTTAAATCTCTTAAAGAGGCTAATGCTAAAGTTCTGTCTCATTTCGGGCTCCTTAACGGAGCTACTCATACTGAGTTTATCCGAAGTAAGGATGATGGACAATGGTATTTCCTGGAAACATCATCACGGGTTGGTGGTGCCCATATTCCTGATTTGGTTGAAGCTTCCAGTAATATCAATATCTGGAGAGAGTGGGCAAAAATTGAGGATTCATTATTAAGATCGAAAAGTTATACCATTTCAAAACCTGCAGAATATTATTCAGGACTAATCATTGCGCTCATAAAAGACCAGCAGCCTGATTATAATGATTTCGAATGTGAAGAAGTGGTCAAGTTTTTGCCAATAGATTATCACGTAGGAATTGTATACAAATCTGGCAAACCGGAAATCATACAAGAACGATTGGATAGCACAGCCGAAAAAATCTATGCAGGGATGCTTAACATCCTCCCGCCTAAAAGTAATGGAAAACCAAGTTCATAA
- a CDS encoding carboxylate-amine ligase yields MHQFTIGIEEEYQIIDVESRDLISHVSKIIEGGKAVLSENLKHEMHESMIEMETGICQNIQDARTELTNLRRHLINTAHEQGLRVSGGGTHPFSHWSDNSITQGERYVKIVDDMGDVARENLIFGLHVHIGIPNREEGVRIQNIMRYFLPHVYALSTNSPFWIGRDTGFKSYRQEIFVKFPRTGIPSYFNSLSEFDSYVDLLIKTGTIDNAKKIWWDLRVHPFYPTIEFRICDMPLRIDETVCLAAIMQSLVAKIYKLHQQNLSFRSYRRLLLNENKWRASKDGIHSHLIDFGKEESVPYPDLLKELLEFIDDVVDDLGCRNEVEYAWKILENGTGADRQLQIFRETGDLTKVVDYMISETEYGITHGESIS; encoded by the coding sequence ATGCATCAGTTTACTATAGGAATCGAAGAAGAATATCAAATTATTGATGTTGAGAGCAGAGATCTTATCTCTCATGTTTCGAAAATTATTGAAGGTGGTAAAGCTGTTTTAAGTGAAAACTTAAAGCATGAGATGCATGAATCCATGATTGAAATGGAAACAGGCATCTGTCAGAATATTCAGGATGCAAGAACTGAGCTGACCAACTTAAGAAGACATCTTATCAATACTGCTCATGAGCAGGGACTCAGAGTATCAGGAGGCGGAACCCATCCGTTTTCACATTGGTCGGATAATTCCATTACACAAGGGGAAAGATATGTCAAGATTGTTGACGACATGGGTGACGTTGCCAGAGAAAATCTTATTTTCGGGCTACACGTCCATATAGGTATACCCAACCGGGAAGAAGGCGTAAGAATTCAGAACATCATGCGTTATTTCCTTCCTCACGTTTACGCATTATCAACTAATTCTCCTTTTTGGATCGGGAGAGATACCGGATTTAAATCCTACAGGCAAGAAATTTTTGTGAAATTTCCAAGAACCGGGATTCCCAGCTATTTTAATTCATTATCTGAATTTGACAGCTATGTAGATCTTCTTATCAAAACCGGGACTATTGATAATGCTAAAAAAATCTGGTGGGATCTGCGGGTGCATCCATTCTACCCTACAATTGAATTCAGAATCTGTGATATGCCATTAAGAATTGATGAAACAGTCTGTTTGGCGGCCATCATGCAAAGCCTTGTGGCTAAAATTTATAAACTTCATCAACAGAATTTAAGTTTCAGAAGCTATAGAAGGTTATTACTCAATGAGAATAAATGGCGTGCTTCTAAGGATGGCATTCATTCTCACCTTATCGATTTTGGTAAGGAAGAATCTGTTCCTTATCCAGATTTATTAAAAGAACTTCTTGAATTTATAGATGATGTTGTGGATGATCTGGGCTGTAGAAATGAAGTCGAATATGCATGGAAAATATTAGAAAACGGTACCGGAGCTGATCGACAGCTTCAGATTTTTAGAGAGACCGGAGATCTTACAAAAGTAGTGGATTATATGATTTCTGAAACAGAATATGGTATCACTCACGGAGAATCCATATCATAA
- a CDS encoding alpha/beta hydrolase-fold protein, whose amino-acid sequence MPQIEHTDYYSNILGISIKVEVTGHYGYPIIMFPTSQGQYTQNHDFHLNGSINWFVEQGKVKLYNIQTIDSWTFYDNAISPEQRIKNYEKYVQFLIQEYVPYIQKLHNTHRVAVAGASFGGYHAANFAFRFPDVVSHLFCLSGAFSIRNFMDGYSDDLVYFNCPKEFVKYDEAWKYKHMHIVLSTSDQDICKDKNLEMAAILQSKGIDYWYDERKWINHDWPLWRMVFPKFIGAFFS is encoded by the coding sequence ATGCCACAGATAGAACATACTGATTATTATTCAAACATATTAGGAATAAGTATTAAAGTAGAAGTAACCGGACATTACGGATATCCGATCATTATGTTCCCTACGTCTCAGGGGCAATACACTCAGAATCATGATTTTCATCTTAACGGAAGTATCAATTGGTTTGTAGAACAGGGAAAAGTAAAGCTTTATAATATCCAGACCATAGACAGCTGGACATTCTATGACAATGCTATTTCTCCAGAGCAAAGAATAAAAAATTATGAGAAATATGTACAGTTTTTGATTCAGGAGTATGTTCCTTACATTCAGAAACTTCATAATACCCATCGTGTAGCGGTGGCAGGAGCGAGTTTCGGAGGATATCATGCTGCTAACTTTGCCTTTAGGTTTCCGGATGTTGTATCTCACCTGTTTTGCCTTTCGGGGGCATTCAGTATCAGAAATTTCATGGATGGCTATTCAGATGATCTGGTATACTTCAACTGTCCTAAAGAGTTTGTAAAATATGATGAAGCATGGAAATATAAGCATATGCATATCGTATTAAGTACTTCAGATCAGGATATCTGTAAAGATAAAAATCTGGAAATGGCTGCGATATTACAGTCGAAAGGAATCGATTACTGGTATGATGAGAGAAAATGGATCAATCACGACTGGCCCCTTTGGAGGATGGTTTTCCCAAAGTTCATTGGTGCTTTTTTCTCATAA
- a CDS encoding type 1 glutamine amidotransferase, protein MKDIKIALLDMNNNHVNQGFRNIKEISEAFQQSCEENVSIQIFDVRYKNEIPNADDFDIFISSGGPGTPHKEGLEWETEYARFLDSVYLHNQHSDDKKYLFLICHSFQIASIHWNLGNICPRKSFSFGVMPIHKTEDGQKEFLFKNLADPFYGVDSRSFQFIEPDHERFEELGMKIMAIEKFRPHIDLERAVMAVRFSEEIFGTQFHPEANSDSIIENLKDEKNKEAMIENFGMEKYLETLDRIDDEDKIILTRSQILPRFLQFARKNILKRAEAMA, encoded by the coding sequence ATGAAAGATATTAAGATCGCTTTGCTGGATATGAATAACAATCATGTCAATCAGGGATTTAGAAACATTAAAGAAATTTCTGAAGCCTTTCAGCAGAGTTGTGAGGAAAATGTAAGCATTCAGATCTTTGATGTAAGGTATAAAAATGAAATTCCCAATGCAGATGATTTTGACATTTTTATTTCGTCAGGAGGTCCGGGAACTCCACATAAAGAGGGTTTGGAGTGGGAAACAGAATATGCCCGTTTTTTAGATTCTGTATATCTGCATAATCAGCATAGTGATGATAAAAAATATCTGTTTTTAATCTGCCACTCATTCCAAATAGCGAGTATTCATTGGAATTTAGGAAATATCTGTCCAAGAAAATCTTTCTCTTTTGGAGTAATGCCTATTCACAAAACGGAAGATGGCCAGAAAGAGTTTTTATTCAAAAACCTGGCAGATCCTTTTTATGGAGTTGATTCAAGATCATTTCAGTTCATTGAGCCGGATCATGAGCGTTTTGAAGAATTAGGAATGAAAATTATGGCTATAGAAAAGTTCCGCCCTCATATAGATCTGGAAAGAGCAGTAATGGCTGTTCGCTTTTCAGAAGAAATTTTCGGAACTCAATTTCATCCGGAAGCCAACTCAGACAGTATAATTGAGAATCTAAAGGATGAAAAGAACAAAGAAGCCATGATTGAAAATTTCGGAATGGAAAAATATCTGGAAACGTTAGATAGAATTGATGATGAAGATAAAATCATCCTTACACGATCTCAGATACTTCCAAGGTTTTTACAATTTGCAAGAAAGAATATTTTGAAAAGAGCTGAGGCGATGGCATAA
- a CDS encoding ATP-grasp domain-containing protein translates to MAKKVGILFGMEDTFPWAFIDKVNELGGGEIIAEPVHIDKLEQGADYGYAVIIDRISQDVPFYRAYLKNAALNGTYVINNPFWWSADEKFFNNALMIKLGIPLPKTVLLPSHERPTNTSETSFRNLKFPHDWEYIFDYVGFPAYMKPHDGGGWRNVYRVDSPEDLWNKLGETEQLVMMVQEEIIFDDYYRVYCLGKKYVHIMPYEPRNEPHLRYATTHQTEGEELKKLLKTIHDYTITMNEALGYDFNTVEFAVRDGIPYAIDFCNPAPDADRNSVGEENFAWIVEHAAKFAVEKAKEYIPGKPNISWGNFVKDSVR, encoded by the coding sequence ATGGCAAAAAAAGTGGGAATTCTATTCGGTATGGAGGACACGTTTCCCTGGGCATTCATTGATAAAGTCAATGAGCTGGGAGGTGGAGAAATTATAGCAGAACCTGTACATATTGATAAGCTGGAACAGGGTGCTGATTATGGATATGCTGTAATTATAGACAGAATTTCTCAGGATGTCCCCTTTTACAGAGCTTATCTTAAAAACGCAGCTTTGAACGGAACCTATGTAATCAATAATCCGTTCTGGTGGAGTGCTGATGAAAAATTTTTCAATAATGCCCTGATGATAAAACTAGGAATTCCACTTCCAAAAACCGTTTTATTACCATCACATGAAAGGCCAACCAATACATCGGAAACATCATTTAGAAATTTAAAATTTCCTCATGATTGGGAATATATCTTCGATTACGTAGGATTTCCGGCTTATATGAAACCTCATGACGGAGGTGGCTGGAGAAATGTATACAGGGTGGATAGTCCCGAAGATTTATGGAATAAATTAGGAGAAACTGAACAACTTGTCATGATGGTTCAGGAAGAAATTATTTTTGATGACTATTACAGAGTATACTGTCTTGGGAAAAAATATGTCCATATTATGCCTTATGAGCCAAGAAATGAGCCTCATTTGAGATATGCAACGACTCACCAAACAGAAGGAGAAGAATTAAAAAAGCTATTAAAAACAATTCATGATTATACCATTACCATGAATGAAGCATTAGGATATGATTTCAATACAGTAGAATTTGCAGTACGAGACGGAATTCCTTATGCAATAGATTTTTGTAATCCGGCACCTGATGCCGACAGAAACTCTGTGGGAGAAGAAAACTTCGCCTGGATTGTAGAGCATGCTGCAAAGTTTGCGGTTGAAAAAGCTAAAGAGTACATACCTGGAAAACCTAATATTTCCTGGGGGAATTTTGTAAAAGATTCGGTGAGATAA
- the cphA gene encoding cyanophycin synthetase: MKIEKIQALRGPNIWSIRRKKLIQMRLDLEEMESFPTNKIDGFRERIEKMLPSLITHRCSEGVHGGFFHRVETGTWMGHVIEHIALEIQTLAGMDTGFGRTRETKTPGVYNVVFDYIEENAGIYAAEEAVKIAEALIEGRDYDINHCIHTLKEIRERVRLGPSTGSIVEEAVSRKIPWIRLGTNSLVQLGYGINQQRFQATITGKTSSIAVDIACNKELTKRMLHDAAIPVPIGELVINEEELDLVIKKIGYPIVLKPLDGNHGKGSSINVNDWESAKIGLEHAQKYSKKTIVERYITGYDFRVLVINNKMVAAARRVPAHIVGDGELNIQELINKENEDPRRGYGHENVLTEIEVDKDTLELLEKLQYTLETIPQKGEVVYLKSTANLSTGGTSIDVTDMVHPENITMAERISKIIGLDVCGIDIMAENLTQPLKESGAAIIEVNAAPGFRMHLAPSEGLPRNVAAPVVDMLYPQGKPFTIPIIAVTGTNGKTTTTRLISHIVKNNGYRVGFTTSDGIYIQNTMLTKGDTTGPLSAEFVLKDPTVEFAVLETARGGILRSGLGFSQCDIGVLTNIKEDHLGMNDIHNLKDLTKVKRVVLDSVKKNGWSVMNADDEYSMRIVNDLDCNVAIFSLDENNPYIKKFAKEGKITCVCEEGFVTIKKGDWKIRIGRAKDFPITMEGKARFMIANVLAASLACYLYGFGIEDISNSLRTFIPSAQLTPGRLNIFKFKNFKVLIDFAHNPDGYEAIEDYLKNIESTKKIGIISGVGDRRDEDIRLCGKIAGRMFDYIIIRNEKHLRGRKEEEINGLIIDGINEAGRDVSYEIIPKEIEALKHAMGMAEEGTFITALSDVISNAIDLVQEYQAKELLEDDKI, encoded by the coding sequence ATGAAAATTGAGAAGATACAGGCTTTGCGCGGCCCCAATATTTGGAGCATTAGACGGAAGAAGCTGATACAGATGAGGTTGGATCTTGAAGAGATGGAAAGTTTTCCTACCAATAAAATTGATGGCTTCAGAGAACGGATAGAGAAAATGCTCCCTTCTTTGATCACTCATCGATGTTCGGAAGGAGTACACGGAGGCTTTTTTCATAGAGTAGAAACAGGTACCTGGATGGGACATGTGATTGAACATATTGCACTGGAAATTCAAACCTTAGCAGGAATGGATACCGGATTTGGGAGAACACGTGAAACAAAAACTCCGGGAGTGTATAATGTTGTTTTTGATTATATCGAAGAAAATGCGGGAATTTATGCAGCAGAAGAAGCTGTGAAAATTGCCGAAGCATTAATTGAAGGAAGAGACTATGACATCAACCATTGCATTCATACCTTGAAGGAGATCCGTGAAAGGGTTCGTTTAGGTCCATCCACAGGAAGTATTGTAGAAGAAGCCGTTTCGAGAAAGATTCCATGGATACGCTTAGGAACCAATTCTTTGGTACAGTTGGGATATGGAATTAATCAGCAAAGATTTCAGGCTACGATTACCGGAAAAACAAGCTCCATTGCTGTTGATATTGCATGCAATAAAGAATTGACAAAAAGAATGCTTCATGATGCTGCTATTCCGGTTCCTATCGGAGAGCTGGTCATTAATGAAGAAGAATTAGATTTGGTCATCAAAAAAATCGGATATCCTATAGTTCTGAAACCATTGGATGGAAACCATGGAAAAGGCTCTTCCATTAATGTCAATGATTGGGAAAGTGCTAAAATAGGATTGGAGCATGCCCAGAAGTATTCCAAAAAGACTATTGTAGAAAGATATATTACAGGATATGATTTCAGAGTCCTGGTCATCAACAATAAAATGGTTGCAGCAGCAAGGAGGGTTCCTGCTCATATTGTTGGAGACGGAGAATTGAATATCCAGGAGTTGATAAATAAGGAAAATGAAGATCCAAGAAGGGGATATGGACATGAAAATGTTTTAACTGAAATAGAAGTTGATAAGGATACTTTGGAGCTGCTAGAAAAGCTTCAGTATACCCTGGAAACGATTCCCCAGAAAGGAGAAGTTGTTTATTTAAAATCAACAGCTAATCTATCGACGGGAGGAACTTCTATCGATGTAACTGATATGGTTCATCCTGAAAACATAACAATGGCCGAAAGAATATCTAAAATTATTGGATTGGATGTTTGCGGAATTGATATTATGGCGGAGAATCTTACACAACCTCTTAAGGAAAGTGGTGCTGCTATTATTGAAGTAAATGCAGCTCCGGGGTTCAGAATGCATCTGGCTCCGAGTGAGGGCCTTCCAAGAAATGTTGCAGCTCCTGTAGTGGATATGCTGTATCCGCAGGGAAAACCATTTACGATTCCAATTATAGCGGTAACAGGAACGAACGGAAAGACGACCACCACAAGATTAATCTCCCATATCGTTAAAAATAACGGATATAGAGTAGGCTTTACAACATCTGATGGTATTTATATTCAGAATACAATGCTTACTAAAGGAGATACTACAGGTCCGCTTTCTGCAGAGTTTGTTTTAAAAGATCCAACCGTGGAATTTGCGGTTCTGGAAACGGCAAGAGGTGGGATTTTACGTTCCGGATTAGGCTTTTCTCAGTGTGATATCGGTGTTTTGACCAACATTAAAGAGGACCATTTGGGTATGAATGATATTCACAACCTGAAAGATCTTACTAAAGTAAAAAGGGTAGTTCTTGATAGTGTAAAGAAAAACGGATGGAGTGTGATGAATGCTGATGATGAGTATTCTATGAGAATCGTTAATGATCTTGACTGTAATGTTGCTATTTTCAGTTTGGATGAGAATAACCCATACATCAAGAAATTCGCAAAAGAGGGTAAAATTACCTGTGTTTGTGAAGAAGGTTTTGTAACGATTAAAAAAGGAGACTGGAAGATCAGGATAGGGCGTGCTAAAGACTTTCCGATTACCATGGAAGGAAAAGCAAGATTTATGATCGCCAATGTTTTGGCTGCAAGTTTAGCTTGCTACTTGTATGGTTTCGGGATTGAAGATATTTCGAATTCTTTAAGAACATTTATTCCAAGTGCGCAGCTGACTCCGGGAAGATTAAATATTTTTAAATTTAAAAACTTTAAGGTGCTGATTGATTTTGCCCACAATCCTGATGGATATGAGGCGATTGAAGATTATCTTAAAAACATAGAATCTACGAAGAAAATAGGGATTATTTCAGGAGTGGGAGACCGAAGAGATGAGGACATTAGATTATGTGGCAAAATTGCAGGAAGAATGTTTGATTACATCATTATCAGAAATGAAAAACATCTTAGAGGAAGAAAAGAAGAAGAAATCAATGGATTGATCATAGACGGAATTAATGAAGCAGGCAGAGACGTAAGCTATGAGATTATTCCTAAAGAAATTGAAGCATTAAAGCATGCTATGGGTATGGCTGAAGAAGGTACCTTTATTACTGCTCTCAGCGATGTTATTTCCAATGCGATAGACCTAGTACAAGAATACCAGGCTAAAGAACTGCTTGAAGATGACAAAATTTAA